In Bacteroides cellulosilyticus, the genomic stretch ACAGCAATAATGAACTGGCGGAAGTGATAGTACTTTCGGATAAGAAAGAGGCCGGCATTCAGTCTACTGCTATGGGAGCACATGAAATTCCAATGGCACAGATACAACATACTCCGGCTGTGCTGGGAGAGGCTGATATATTGAAAACTATTCAGTTAATGCCAGGTGTACAAGCCGGAACGGAAGGCTTTTCCGGTTTATATGTACGTGGCGGAGGACCGGACCAGAACCTAATATTGCTGGACGGTATTCCGGTATATAACGCAGATCATCTTCTGGGGGTGTTTTCCGTATTTACTCCCGAAGCTGTAAAAAACACTACACTCTACAAGAGTTCCTTTCCCGCCCGTTACGGTGGCCGGCTTTCCTCTATTGTCGATGTACGTACCAACGACGGAGACATGCATCATTACCACGGTGCACTCAGTGTAGGTACACTTACCGACAAACTGCATTTTGAAGGACCTATCTGGAAAGGACACACCTCTTTCAGTCTTAGTGCACGTGCCACGCACACCGCCTTCTTCAAAAACCTCATAGTGGATAAAGATGATTATTACGCCGATAAATACAACTACTACTTTTACGACATCAATGCCAAAGTGAACCATAAATTCAATGACCGCAGCCGCCTCTTCATTGGTTTCTATAAAGGAAAGGACCATTACCACTTTGATACCACTGACAGCAATAACTATCAGAACAACGACGAAGCTAAAGTCTATTATAAGGATGACAGTCATCTGAACTGGGGAAACACTATCGCCTATGGCCGTTGGAATTACGTATTCAATAGTAAGTTGTTCTGTAACACCACTATTTCCTACAATAACTATCTGATGAAATTGAATCAGGATGTGGAAGATACGCGCACCTACCAGGGGCAGATATTAGATCGTTATAGCTATTTATCCCAATTCCGTTCAGGTATCAGTGACTGGAGTGCGCGCATGGACTTCGATTTTACACCCGCGCCGGAGCATCACATCAAGTTTGGAGCAGAATATATCCACCATACTTTCCGCCCGGGCATCTCCACTTCCAAGACTCAGGAAGTGGAAAACGGAGAGCAACAGGAAGAAACAATTTATGCTGCCAGCAATAATCATGTACTACGAGGACAAGAGGTATCACTCTATGCTGAAGATAATCTCAACCTGAACAGTCATCTCAGTCTAAATGCCGGTATAAGGGCATCTCTGTTCTCTACACAAGGAAAGAACTACTGTTCGATTCAACCACGCCTCTCCACACGCTACAACTTTGGACAGGGATTCTCCGCCAAGGCATCCTATACATGTATGGCACAATATGTACACTTACTTTCATCCACTCCCTTCTCTATGCCTACGGATCTTTGGGTACCAATTACCAAAAATATACGCCCCATGTATGCCAATCAATACTCTCTAGGAGGCTATTATACAGACCTACCTGGCTGGGAGTTCTCTATAGAGGGATATTATAAGCAAATGCGTCACATACTGGAATATCAGGATGGCGTTTCCTTTTTCGGCACTTCCACTAATTGGGAGGAAAAGGTAGAAATGGGTGAAGGACGTTCCTTTGGCCTGGAAATGATGGTGCAAAAAACTTTAGGAAAAACTACCGGTTGGCTGGCATATACACTGGCAAAGACCGATCACCGTTTCAAAGATGGTGCCATCAGCCAGGGTAAATGGTTTCCTTATAAATATGACCGCCGCCACAGCATCAGTCTGTGTTTGAATCATAAATTCAGCGAACGTATCGATGTCGGAGCTTCATGGATATTCAATACCGGGGGATGCATCACAGTGCCTGAACGGGAAACCATTATCATCCGTCCCGAAGGCAATATAGAATCTGCTCCTTATATTTCCCGGCGCAACAACTATCGCCTGCCAGCCAGTCATCGCCTAAACCTGGGTATCAACTTCAACAAGAAAACCAAGCATGGCATACGTACCTGGAACATCAGCCTTTATAATGCCTACAATGCTATGAACCCCAACCTGGTTTACAGCAAATGGGAACAAGGTTACAATCTGATTTACGATGACTTTTACAACAGCATATATCAGGGAAACGGTGATCAATATAACTCAGAGAAAAAGTCGAAGACTGTTATCAAGAAACTGACTATATTACCCTGCATACCCTCTGTGACTTATACCTATAAATTTTAAAAGCCATACCAGATTATGAAAACAAGAATTAAATTACACCTTATTATATATATAGCTTTCGCCGGACTCTTTATGGCTTGTGAAAATGAAATCCCATATAATCCCGGACAACAAACTCCGCAGCTTATCATGAATGCCCTGCTCAATGCCGGACAAACAGAGAATCTCGTTTATCTGCATCTTAGTGAAGGAAACAGCATCGGCCGCATCAATGAAGCAACGCTTTCCCTCTATGTAAACGATAAACAGATTGAATCCCCTCAAGCCATATCTCCCGAAGAATACTATGAAAATATGCAAAATCAGCTTGACAAGGGGCAATATGAAGCATTACTAAAAAGTATGCGCTTCAAAATATTCCGTCTCACCGCCCGCTTACAACCCGGAGATAACATTCGCCTGGAAGCCACAGCGGAAGGCGGAAAGTATCATGTCAGTTCGCAAGTAACTGTTCCCCGTCCCCTACAAAGCCTGCAAGTGGACACCTGTACCGCCCTCATCCGCCAATGGGGTAGCATGAGAGCCCATCGTCAATACCGCATCACCTTAGAGGATCTTCCCAACGAAAAGAACTATTACCGTCTGGAAATAGTGAATAACAAAGACTTCCGCTGCGTTATCTACACGCCCAACGAAGACGAGAACGGAGACTATATAAAGGATGAAAATGGAGATTACATTTACACCATAACGAAAGACACAGTTGTCAACTATAGATATACCGAACTTATCAACCGTGAAGACGTGATCCTGACCGACGGACATGTTACCAGCTCGGATGATGATGAAAATGCAATGTTTCCCACCAACATTGAAAACAAATACAGTATCTTCACAGATAATCGTTTCACCAATTCATCTGCCACGCTGAAAGTTTACACCCCACTTTACGATGACAACTATGATATTCTCCAATCACTGAATTATACCCGTTGCTACCTGAAACAAAATATCACCGTGCGCGTGCTCAGTTTGCCTGAAACATATTATCGCTACCTGAAAGCTTTAAACTGCATGGATGACGAAGATTATGACGAAGCCCTGATGGAACCTATCAGCCTGCCCAGCAATGTAGAAGGCGGATTGGGCTTTGTAGGTATTTCATCTGAAATTCAATACACCATAGATATGCCGGATAAAAAATGGGGATGGTGGTAAAATCCGTATAAATACTATCATTATGATCACCCGTGTTCGACAACCATATTACATTCATATTACAAACAAGGTCTTAAACAAGCAAAATAATACCAGATAATTGATCTATATCAAGAAATGCTCCCTTAAACAGCACTTTCCTTCTTCTTTATTTTTATGTTATAAAACATATTCCTATATTTGCATAGGTAAAAAGAAAAAGCTAAGCGCTTAGAGCTGTTTTCAATAGGTATTAGATTTTTAGAGTTAGAATTGTTTTTAGGTATAACAAATTAAAAGTAGGTATTATGAAACGTTTAGGATTAACATTAATGGCAGCAGTCTGCCTGACTGCTACGACATTTGCAGCAGGAAATCAACCTACAACTGCAAAATGGGATGGTAACATCAACGTAACCAAGTTGAGTAAATATTTAAAATTGTCGGCTGACCAGCATGAAGAAGTAGCAAACATCTGCGAATACTTCTCTACACAGATGGGACGTGCCACAACTGCAAAGAAGGACCAGGAAAAGAAACTCCACAATGCAGTGTACGGAAACTTGAAGTTGATGAAGAAAACGCTTACTGACAAGCAATACGCTGATTATGCGAAAGTACTGAATGTCACTTTGCAGAATAAAGGTATCGAAGTGAAATAATAAGAGAGGGCACTGAACATCACGTTTTGTGCCCTCTTTCCTCTATCAACACTATACGAGTGTCGACTCCCTAACCAATATATATTTCATTTACAAACAATATCTGTCTTGTAGCTCCTTTTTATATTTCTTAGAGACCAGCAACTCATCTACATTCTCAAATGGCGGATACAACACACATTTACCATCCTTGATAATCATCAGATAATCAATATTGATTATAAAAGACTGATGAATCTGCACAAAACAAGGAGCATATCTCACGATCTGATCGGCCGTGGTACTCTTCTTCAAAGGTAACGGCGTTTGTCCACTCAACACCGCCTCCCACTGTTTCCGTTCAGAGCAATACCGGAAATATCCAATTTCGGCAGGCCGTAATGCCCGCATGTCATTTGTCGGAGTAAACACCATAAATGTCTGACTAGTGTTTGCTAATGCCGCAGGAAAAAATGCAGCTTTCCGTTCTAATTCTATTCTTTCCATAAATCGGGAAATAATAAGTTCCAGATCTTTTTCCTCAAAAGGTTTCAATAAATAATCAAAAGCAGATTGACGAATGGCTGACATCATGTATTTATCGTATGCCGTATAAAAAACAACTTTCATGCCCCAAGTCAGAGATTCGCGAATACTATCCAGCAAATCCATCCCCCTCATATCAGGTAGCTCTACATCTAAAAAGAGCAAATCGGGGCGCACTTTTGCTATCAGTTTCTTCCCGGATACTCCATTGCGTGCAGTGCC encodes the following:
- a CDS encoding TonB-dependent receptor: MKSSICSPRTIRKFFLVGAVLLSTCTLQSTIVFATCVLQKTNPSQTRFSIKLQNATLEEFVKQVEQKTGYSFIYGEEVRLNGRITLAVRDLTINEILRKAFENQPIGFEVSGKHILLNKRPVPQKTVSRRFTISGYVTDGVSSETLIGANILDSRQRVGTATNPFGFYTLTLPEGDADLSFSYLGYETWHSSFPLNKDTVLNVRLDSNNELAEVIVLSDKKEAGIQSTAMGAHEIPMAQIQHTPAVLGEADILKTIQLMPGVQAGTEGFSGLYVRGGGPDQNLILLDGIPVYNADHLLGVFSVFTPEAVKNTTLYKSSFPARYGGRLSSIVDVRTNDGDMHHYHGALSVGTLTDKLHFEGPIWKGHTSFSLSARATHTAFFKNLIVDKDDYYADKYNYYFYDINAKVNHKFNDRSRLFIGFYKGKDHYHFDTTDSNNYQNNDEAKVYYKDDSHLNWGNTIAYGRWNYVFNSKLFCNTTISYNNYLMKLNQDVEDTRTYQGQILDRYSYLSQFRSGISDWSARMDFDFTPAPEHHIKFGAEYIHHTFRPGISTSKTQEVENGEQQEETIYAASNNHVLRGQEVSLYAEDNLNLNSHLSLNAGIRASLFSTQGKNYCSIQPRLSTRYNFGQGFSAKASYTCMAQYVHLLSSTPFSMPTDLWVPITKNIRPMYANQYSLGGYYTDLPGWEFSIEGYYKQMRHILEYQDGVSFFGTSTNWEEKVEMGEGRSFGLEMMVQKTLGKTTGWLAYTLAKTDHRFKDGAISQGKWFPYKYDRRHSISLCLNHKFSERIDVGASWIFNTGGCITVPERETIIIRPEGNIESAPYISRRNNYRLPASHRLNLGINFNKKTKHGIRTWNISLYNAYNAMNPNLVYSKWEQGYNLIYDDFYNSIYQGNGDQYNSEKKSKTVIKKLTILPCIPSVTYTYKF
- a CDS encoding DUF4249 domain-containing protein, which encodes MKTRIKLHLIIYIAFAGLFMACENEIPYNPGQQTPQLIMNALLNAGQTENLVYLHLSEGNSIGRINEATLSLYVNDKQIESPQAISPEEYYENMQNQLDKGQYEALLKSMRFKIFRLTARLQPGDNIRLEATAEGGKYHVSSQVTVPRPLQSLQVDTCTALIRQWGSMRAHRQYRITLEDLPNEKNYYRLEIVNNKDFRCVIYTPNEDENGDYIKDENGDYIYTITKDTVVNYRYTELINREDVILTDGHVTSSDDDENAMFPTNIENKYSIFTDNRFTNSSATLKVYTPLYDDNYDILQSLNYTRCYLKQNITVRVLSLPETYYRYLKALNCMDDEDYDEALMEPISLPSNVEGGLGFVGISSEIQYTIDMPDKKWGWW
- a CDS encoding LytR/AlgR family response regulator transcription factor, which gives rise to MDRYKVAIVDDDELSLDNLVFGLQKFENFHLEGTARNGVSGKKLIAKVRPDLLFLDVELPDMRGMDLLDSIRESLTWGMKVVFYTAYDKYMMSAIRQSAFDYLLKPFEEKDLELIISRFMERIELERKAAFFPAALANTSQTFMVFTPTNDMRALRPAEIGYFRYCSERKQWEAVLSGQTPLPLKKSTTADQIVRYAPCFVQIHQSFIINIDYLMIIKDGKCVLYPPFENVDELLVSKKYKKELQDRYCL